The following is a genomic window from Micropterus dolomieu isolate WLL.071019.BEF.003 ecotype Adirondacks linkage group LG12, ASM2129224v1, whole genome shotgun sequence.
TTGCtcgcagacacacaaacagaaattgATCAGTGTCTGTGCTTTTGACACGTTATCCATGCTTTTATCAGACGTTTCTGGCACAGACATACGGGAGGTGAACATCACACCAAGTGTCATCCCAGCACTTCTGATCTGCAAgaaccaaaaacacagcagacagtcATCCTGGGATATATAGTCAGCACCTCTCGCAGTTACAGGCAGAAACTCCTAACTGTTGTCATCACAACGCCACAGTTTTTATAACTGCATTAATAGGCTACTAATAAATCTAAAAACCAatagtacatttactcaagttcaGTACCTAAGTATTAggtatttcattattttattatttattcatgccACATTGTACTTCTgttccactacatctcagaggggaAAAAGTAACTtcattatctgacagctttatttAGGAGTTACTTTATAAATCAGGATTTTTACAAATGGCTACTACTGAAAaggtttaagtcatttttcctgtaaaaacatttgatggttTCAGCTTTTAACATGTgaagatttagattttatttatgtaaataagtagaattgtaatgtttgttaataatgttgaggtttggactgttggttggacacaaCGAGCTTTGTGAAGGTCTCACTTTGGATTCTGGTTAACTGTGACGGCATTTCTCGCTATTTTAATAAGTTTTGCAAACCAAACGATCAAtgaattaatggagaaaataatcagctgattaaaacagaaaaacaattttcATTATTTGCAGTCCgatacaaaataattaaaatgagcagtaaaatcctgcttttaaataaatgcgtgagtaataataatctaaggATTAAATCATAGTTAGTTATTTTAttgaagtaaaggatctgaatacttaaATGTTGTAGTATAATACCAAGTATTGgtaatattcattcattcatatttatcCGGTACCAATCATACACTGAGCTCTGAAGAAAATAATATAAGTTATAATTTACCTGAATAATTCATTTGCAGACAGTTCTGATGACCTCTACCGTTACTAGGCTCTCCAGGACACCAGTTGGTGAAGTCATAAAGAGTACCGTCACTCCAGAACCAACATTGGTTCTTTAATACAGAAGAGAATATTTTATGTATAAGAATCAAGACAGTCATTCcttaaataaattattgttgcacactatataaaaacaattaaaataccTGTTGTGCATCAGACCCTCCAATCCATGCTTCTCTTTGATAATGAGTGGCGCTCAAGATCATCGTCTGAATCTGATGGTACTCCTCGATGTTGTGTACAGATGCAAGGTGTCCACCCATGGACATACAGTTTTTCTACAGCGGAGAAAGAAGCAAAGATAGTAAATGATGCAAATTAGTGTAGAAAGTTTTGAACAGATGTAGTGTAGAAGCTTCACTGAATAAAGATAATCCTGATCACCTCAGCCACAGCCCAACTCAGGGATCGTGGAACGTAGAGGAAACAGCGACTGTTGAAAGCAGTCCAACCCTCGGGACAAGACGTGGAATTTATGACAACATGACTCTCTCCTGAAGTCAAACAGACAAGAAGTAGTAGATGCAGTATGTCTGTTTATTTACAGGAGAACATCATGACAAAGTGTATTTTAGTATAATTCTGATAAAGTACCCAATGACCTGTTGTGAGCGAGTTGGTCCAGTTTCCGGCCTCTGAGTCTGGAAGAGCTGCACAGTTTGACACAGCAGTTACTgatagggctgaacgattttggaaaataatataattgcgatttttttaaccaatattgcaattgcgatttaatatgcgattcatTTTTAAGTTCTTTACCTTCtatattattcaaaatggacaagcagtaaatcagtatATGCTATGACAAACACAATATTAGCTAGATAGAACTACACTGTTCTTTTTTGTGTTATGaggtagaattattattatgagcaatggtggagaagatatatcaaattataatatgagaaagataatttgaatCAAGTCATGGCATCAAACaatcaggtcggcctacctacagaccacaagaaaaacgaACTAATGCACAGTGTGTTAATAAAGTaagtgctcaatacaaaacccacagttcaaccagcaattaatgagtccttatttCAGTTCCAATCTCCtagtccatctttctgtatcccagtaagcaaacaaagaatactcagtttgaggttcaattcaaaatttggctaacgaaaataaaaccaagtgtcgcctctcgtgtttaatagacaagcttagtaattctccgacaacaccggagttcACCCGCAGCCCGCGGGTGGTggctgctactttcattccctgtgtgacactaaagtttatgTAGTGTCAGTTTTTGTCGAGCTTAAgccattgtacaacaagaaGGCAAAGTACAGCGTAACGTGGCACTGCGGAAAGCAGACTGCTTGTTCATttcggtgtcatgtgaccagagtgtaatctcagcctttgcgattagaaaatctcattttattaactcgcgataatatcgcaaatgcaattaatcgttcagccctagttacTGATTTAAGTTGTCTGCTGTTTTCATTGTATATTTATGAACACATATCATTGCTTTCTCTGTACATGCAGTAATACTCATGTCTCATATATGTGATTACAAGAGGGCACCATTacaaatgtaaagaaatattGACTCACCTTGGACAACAGTTCCCTCTGTCCCAGGTCCATCCTCTGCATCTGGAAGAGCTGGAAGGACATTTTGACCCACTAGTGAGTTCATGTCTTCATCTACCCTTGTTGCTGTGTATAGACACATAAATATAAGCTGTCTCTCGttccaacacagtctcactccctactcgtcaaatgtctgacgcatggtcaaggccctttgtcgtcgctttttaaagacttgggtagcccttttgcatcaattattgacgtttagggacccacagtcaagttagcaacgcttagcaacaataaatatgcaatatccggttacactttcaagataaaacgtaacgtttcgatactGTGACTgagaaacgcgcataattaaagtcgtgaaacgttgcagtttcgttaggtttaggcacagaaagtacttggttgggtttaggcaacaaaactacttggttaaggttaggaaaagatcatggtttgggttcaaatagctatgtatgtcaattaagacttaactaacgttaatgtcaatttacctcactcgcctaaataaaaacatttaatgttttgtttcgcacgggacacaaaccctgttctcctgcttcaaggtccaggttctggccctctatccaccccaatcacctccttacttcgtcttttcacttaaatatcatacttgcctttaccatcaaaaactgacacaacagggcttccctcaatacgtcgaactatgacgtcaaagggatccctagtgcgtcacaaactgacggttatggctcttgaccaagcgtccatatgtgacgacttgggagtgagaccgggttgctcgttcacactcactcacatatGGAGTAATACTCACCAGCAGCTCTGGTCAGAGCCATCATGGCACAAAGAAGTGCAGACAGAGTCAGCGTCTTCATGGTGGAGATGATGCAGATGTTGAAGATGATGATTACCtttaataaagacagacagggacatGTTAGTAATACTTCTCTAGGGAAGAGACCACCTGTAGTGGCAGTCAGGTCAATATATAATGACAGCTTGTGAGCAAACCTGCTGCAGAACgatcttctcttcttccttctcagcGTCTGTAGCTTCAGTCGTCCTGAACCAGAGAAACACCAGCTCTTATATACAGTTACAGATGGATCTTACCAGGAACCGAGAACACAGTCACTTATCTTGCCACCTCTTAAAACCTGCAAAAACtgacacatacactcacaccaCCAGAGCTGTGAAATGTGATAACTAAAGAAACTGCGGAACTCAAAATATTAAACGACATATGTGACTTGCCTGCAATTTATAAAATTACCAATAATGGGCATTGTGTCTGTTCACTGATATTTACGTAGAGAGTGTTGTGGCTGCACACCGATCCGTTTTATAATGTCTTAAGGGAAAAACTTTTCAGAACAGCCAGCCATAATATCTTCTATTACAACTAACAACTACAACGAAAGGAGTCTCTGTCTGTATGTTCTTCTTTTGATTTTCTTGACAACCGGCCTGCTCTGAACCAGTGGCGTGGGGTGGGGTAAATTTTTggggaagccaagtgagagggATACGgacaaatgtcattttttgagcttcgaAGCTTTGATAGAAAAAGAAGCTTCGCCGCttagtaaatataatttaaatgttatttaatataaaatattagtCTAACCTCAATATAAACGAGGTCCTTCTTTTCATTGTCAAGGAATTTCAGTTGCTTGGTCTAGCGCTGAAGAAAGGAGGTAGATGCTGCTGGGCTCCAAACAGTTGCCATCTGCTCGATCTCCGTGATGAGGGTTTTCTTCGATTCTCTGATGGCAGGGCTGTCATCCTCCTCCGGTGACAGGTGGCGTTTCTTCAGGTTGAAGACCATCGGCACTGTTGCACATACGTTTGCCTCCTGTGACAGTAGTTCTAGTTAGACAGTAGCCCCAGTACTTCCGCTGTTTCCTGTGTCCGTTGGTCTGCTGTCAGGTCCAGGGTGCAATCTCCTTTCTTCGTGAAGCTAAGATCTGACAAAACAGCTGTCTCTGGCCATCGATGCTCCGCCAGTCGGTTAAGCATTTCACACAGTGAGTAGCGACGTCTTGTAATAGTTTGTGCTCTAACGTTCTGCTTGGGGTGAatgaggtagagcgggttggccgttaatcggaaggtcggcggttcaatccttggctccccctggttgtgtgtcgaagtgtccttgggcaagatactgaaccccgatttgcccctggcggctgttccgccagtgtatgagtgagtgtgaatgttagtttctgtttgagcacttaggctcagtgtatgaatgtgtgtgactggtgaatgcagatgtagtgtaaaagcgctttgagtggtcgaaaagactagaaaggcgctatacaagtacggagcatttacatttgctgcGTTTGTTTCTCTTTCAAGGCAGCTGTagcttttgtgctttttttgaaGTGTCCCACGCGATTCCTGGCAGCCGATACTGTGCGATGTATTCTGTACTCTTTTAGAGCTGTATTTATGCACAGCTGTAGCGAGTGTCCTGAGCAGCAGACCCCTTGAACGTTGCCCCATTTCTCTGGTTCTTTCTTGAGTTTCTCAGTGCACATTTTCATATTGCAGGCATTGTCATGAGCAACAGCTACTCGCTTATAATTTGGAATAGCGAAGGCGTCCGTCGCGACTCTAAGCTGTTGTGCAATGTTGCCTCACAGAACGACACCAGAAAGTTCCCACTCTGTAGCTATAAAGTGACATGTGACGGCCATGTACGCCTCCATACTCACCGTCGGCCAAATGTCGGTTGTGAAACTTCAGGCCGTTGCGTTTTCAACAAGAGCAAAAACTTGGTCTCGCAGATCGCTGTACTTAAGAGACAGGGCGTGTGAAATACTGTAGTGTTTTGGGACAGTGAATGTGGGCTCCATCGTATTAATTAGACTTCAGCATGTTGTCCTCTCTTCGAGGTGAACTGAAGTGTGACATTCGGCACATGtcggtgtaaaaaaaaaaaatctaatcccAAAATTGAAAATCGATTATGTAGGCCCACCCTACGAGCAAATATTCAAATATAGGGGATGTCCTTTTTGGAGGGCAATTATCTAATGTATTGTGCTATTACAGTGCAgggtataattttacacaaaactgAATCGTACTTTAAAGATGCGCACTATCTGTTATCACTACACACgctgaaagttgcatttaccGACACGTACGctctctcaccccaaatagCATACATAGCCCGCTGCTGATGGTGCACAGTAAAAACAGGCTACTGTCAAAAATTAAAGAAGCATTCACAACCTCAATCAGAAGACTTTGAAGTTTTACATTTGCAAATTAGCAATGGTGCATTTATCAAATAGGCCTACAAACTTATTATTTAATGCGTATTTAATGTCCATAACACAACATTACTCAAGAATAACAACCAAGTACCAGACCAAACAATTATTCAGGTAACCTGGCACAGTGCGCTGTGGCAAGTGCTGTACGTGGTGCTCATTATCTATGCGTACACAACCGCAGTAAAAACAATGAGATTACTTCAATGGACTATTCATTCACAGCTACATCcaggcaagcaaagcaaaacaaacaatgtcaCCACACACATAGCTGCAGTTCAGTTAAGTTCAGAGAGAAGAAGGTGATATTTCACTCACCCTATTTGAAAAGGAAGGCCATTCTCCTGTCTGTCATGGAGGTGAAGGGGTCAATAACAAAGTTATGGAATTTCCCACTGGCTTTTAGATCCTCCACAACAAGTCAACTGAAGTTTGGATAACAGCTCGCCACTCTGTCTGGATATAGTTTTACTCATTAAACGTCCAAaacccctttttcctctccaggCCAGCTCCAGTTTTGCCGTTGGTCTTCCAtcagatttaatcttaaattgctgctgtagtggtagtttagtaaaactatttattataactaaaaacTCCAAATCTCCATCCTCCATAACTGGAGGACTGCTAAAGTTGCTAACTGCTCCcgttatttcatctgaatgacgTTGATTGCATGCTGTCTGGCTTCACgctgtttcacttattgtaaAATACTGAGAAATGGGGAGATGACAGCAACAGCACATAACATTTATCGCAATtataaacattttgatttttattaaaatgattaatagaGTCTGATTAAAAACAGGGGAAGCCTGGCTTCCCTTGGGCTTTGGGAGAAAACGCCACTGCTCTGAACAGGCACTGCCGCAGGTTATTCAATGTTTAACAGTAAGatatgtctgtatgtctgtacCTCAGCAACAAGCTAACACATGAAGTTCTTCAACAGTGAGGGCATACTAACACCAGTATACATAGAAAGAACatacttatatattataaattcaCACACAAATTCCCTCTTGCCATTCAATTGCACTAGAATATATAACTTTATCATATACATCAGTGAATACAAGCCTTTTGGGTTTAATTATACATAATTAGACAAAAAATTtaaggatttgctgtttttgtggAATCTGAGTTTCGTGGTTACAAGGCAAGCAGGGGAAGAGATCTTCTTAAATGGAGGTGTCATCGTAAATAAACTAGTGATATGtatcaaataaaaattaaaaactaaaaactaagcAAGGGTGTAAGTTCCTGTTTACTCTGAATTGCTGCACCCCGGCCTCCCTCCCCAGTGTTTCTCTCACCCTAAAGCATGGTGTGAAAGAACTGAAACCAATGCTTCTATCACTTGTCTATCACTTTAACAGAGATAGggaagtaaaagtaaatacattttccatTACACGCTCAATAAAAATTTTTAACCTAGGT
Proteins encoded in this region:
- the LOC123980921 gene encoding ladderlectin-like isoform X2, with the protein product MKTLTLSALLCAMMALTRAAALPDAEDGPGTEGTVVQALPDSEAGNWTNSLTTGESHVVINSTSCPEGWTAFNSRCFLYVPRSLSWAVAEKNCMSMGGHLASVHNIEEYHQIQTMILSATHYQREAWIGGSDAQQNQCWFWSDGTLYDFTNWCPGEPSNGRGHQNCLQMNYSDQKCWDDTWCDVHLPYVCARNV
- the LOC123980921 gene encoding ladderlectin-like isoform X1, which encodes MKRRTSFILRTTEATDAEKEEEKIVLQQVIIIFNICIISTMKTLTLSALLCAMMALTRAAALPDAEDGPGTEGTVVQALPDSEAGNWTNSLTTGESHVVINSTSCPEGWTAFNSRCFLYVPRSLSWAVAEKNCMSMGGHLASVHNIEEYHQIQTMILSATHYQREAWIGGSDAQQNQCWFWSDGTLYDFTNWCPGEPSNGRGHQNCLQMNYSDQKCWDDTWCDVHLPYVCARNV